From one Mycolicibacterium sp. HK-90 genomic stretch:
- a CDS encoding NAD(P)-dependent oxidoreductase → MSDAVLVTGAFGLVGSAVVKTLAARGRTVVATDLDVPANRKAAAALPPSVQVRWADLTDAAAVDGLVSAVAPAAIVHLAAIIPPFCYMRRGLARKVNVEATGSLLRAAQAQPSPPRFIQASSIAVYGARNPHHIDDVLTPDTPTNASDIYGAHKVEAEALVRASTLDWLILRLGGVMSSEFSVDMDVDLISFESVLPADGRLQTVDVRDVAAAFVAATTVDANREVLLIGGDPATHRHIQSAVGSQAAAAMGIKGGLPIGRPGNPDDDAAWFATDWMDTTRAQEVLGFQHHSWPELLADTRANAGWKRFPIGLAAPLIRGFLRSKSAYKDYPGRYADVWNAIDKKWGDHRPDGSNS, encoded by the coding sequence ATGTCCGACGCTGTCTTGGTCACCGGAGCTTTTGGTTTGGTCGGCTCCGCCGTCGTGAAGACGCTCGCCGCCCGGGGACGCACCGTGGTCGCGACCGACCTCGATGTGCCCGCCAACCGCAAGGCCGCCGCCGCCCTCCCGCCATCGGTTCAGGTGCGCTGGGCCGACCTGACCGATGCGGCCGCGGTCGACGGCCTCGTGTCGGCGGTCGCACCGGCCGCGATCGTTCACCTCGCCGCGATCATCCCGCCGTTCTGCTACATGCGCCGCGGGCTGGCCCGCAAGGTCAATGTCGAGGCCACCGGATCGCTGCTGCGTGCCGCGCAAGCCCAGCCCTCGCCGCCGCGATTCATCCAGGCCTCCAGCATCGCGGTGTACGGCGCCCGCAATCCGCACCACATCGACGACGTGCTGACGCCGGACACTCCGACCAACGCCTCCGACATCTATGGCGCGCACAAGGTCGAGGCCGAGGCACTGGTCCGGGCCTCCACCCTGGACTGGCTGATCCTGCGCCTGGGGGGCGTGATGAGCTCCGAGTTCAGCGTGGACATGGACGTCGACCTCATCTCCTTCGAGAGCGTGCTGCCCGCCGACGGGCGACTGCAGACGGTCGACGTGCGTGATGTCGCGGCGGCCTTCGTCGCGGCCACCACCGTGGACGCCAACCGCGAGGTGCTGCTGATCGGCGGCGACCCCGCCACGCACCGCCACATCCAGTCCGCAGTCGGCTCCCAGGCGGCGGCCGCGATGGGCATCAAGGGCGGTCTGCCGATCGGGCGCCCCGGCAATCCCGACGATGACGCCGCCTGGTTCGCCACCGACTGGATGGACACCACCCGCGCGCAGGAAGTGCTCGGGTTCCAACATCACAGCTGGCCCGAGCTGCTGGCCGACACCAGAGCGAACGCCGGATGGAAACGTTTCCCGATCGGCCTGGCCGCACCGCTGATTCGCGGGTTCCTGCGCTCCAAGTCCGCCTACAAGGACTATCCCGGGCGGTATGCCGACGTGTGGAACGCCATCGACAAGAAATGGGGCGACCACCGGCCCGACGGGAGTAACTCATGA
- a CDS encoding cytochrome P450 produces MLLAHELFEPTCLQDPYPLYDRLRADAPVAQVGDSPFFAVTSFDAVIEATARSQEFSSNLTATMWSQPDGTVTAFGMGEPGNPIHVLATADEPAHAAHRKMVLPRMAVKRIAELEPFIAATTADLLVGARGEFEWMSTLADRLPMLVVAQLLGLPATDVDRLVSWAYASTQLLDGLVDTEQLTASGIAAVELGGYLTERFGEASANPGENLLGDLATYSAAERVAPDVAVFMLIQLVGAGGESTASLIGSAVWILSHRPELAERLRHEPALVVPFLEEVLRFESPFRGHYRHVLADTELAGVALPADSHLLLLWGAANRDGTVFEAPNEFRLDRPNVKNHLAFGKGGHFCLGAALARLEARIVISSLLSAGGTICPAGDAEWQPSLLVRRLKQLPLSVR; encoded by the coding sequence ATGCTTCTGGCACACGAACTATTCGAGCCGACCTGCCTGCAGGATCCCTACCCGCTGTATGACCGGTTGCGGGCCGACGCACCGGTGGCGCAGGTGGGTGACTCCCCGTTCTTCGCGGTGACGTCATTCGACGCCGTCATCGAGGCGACCGCGCGTTCGCAGGAGTTCTCGTCGAACCTCACCGCCACCATGTGGTCCCAGCCCGACGGCACCGTCACCGCGTTCGGCATGGGCGAGCCGGGCAACCCGATCCACGTACTGGCGACCGCCGACGAACCGGCCCACGCCGCCCACCGCAAGATGGTGCTGCCGCGGATGGCCGTCAAGCGGATCGCCGAGCTGGAACCCTTCATCGCCGCCACCACCGCTGACCTGCTGGTAGGAGCCCGCGGCGAGTTCGAGTGGATGTCGACGCTGGCCGACCGCCTGCCCATGCTGGTGGTCGCGCAACTGCTGGGGCTGCCGGCCACGGATGTGGACCGACTGGTCTCGTGGGCCTACGCCAGCACCCAGCTGCTGGACGGGCTGGTCGACACCGAACAACTGACCGCGTCGGGAATCGCAGCGGTGGAGCTCGGCGGGTACCTGACCGAACGGTTCGGTGAAGCTTCGGCAAACCCCGGGGAAAACCTGTTGGGAGACCTCGCCACCTACAGCGCGGCCGAGCGGGTGGCCCCGGACGTGGCGGTGTTCATGCTGATCCAGCTGGTCGGCGCGGGAGGCGAATCGACGGCGTCGTTGATCGGCAGCGCCGTCTGGATACTGAGCCACCGGCCCGAGCTGGCCGAACGGCTCCGCCACGAACCCGCGCTGGTCGTGCCGTTTCTCGAGGAGGTGCTCCGGTTCGAATCTCCGTTCCGGGGGCACTACCGCCACGTCCTGGCCGATACCGAACTGGCAGGCGTCGCATTGCCCGCAGACAGCCACCTACTGCTGTTGTGGGGAGCGGCCAACCGGGACGGCACGGTGTTCGAGGCGCCGAACGAATTTCGGCTGGATCGGCCGAACGTCAAGAACCACCTGGCATTTGGCAAGGGCGGGCACTTCTGCCTCGGAGCCGCACTGGCCCGCCTCGAGGCACGCATCGTGATCTCGTCACTCTTGTCGGCCGGCGGCACCATCTGCCCGGCAGGCGATGCCGAATGGCAGCCCAGCCTGCTGGTGCGCCGGTTGAAGCAGCTTCCGCTGAGCGTGCGCTGA